Proteins co-encoded in one Oculatellaceae cyanobacterium genomic window:
- a CDS encoding peptidoglycan-binding domain-containing protein → MDALKIGSQGEKVKNLQKQLASFNYYTGAIDGVFGESTKQSVIKLQQDYKLEANGICDLETIKKIDFIKSLRN, encoded by the coding sequence ATGGATGCTTTAAAAATTGGCTCACAAGGAGAAAAAGTTAAAAACTTACAAAAGCAATTAGCAAGTTTTAACTATTACACTGGGGCAATTGATGGTGTTTTTGGTGAATCAACTAAACAATCTGTGATCAAACTTCAGCAAGATTACAAACTTGAAGCAAACGGAATATGTGATTTAGAAACTATCAAAAAAATAGACTTTATAAAAAGTTTACGGAATTAG
- a CDS encoding CHAT domain-containing protein translates to MTQEFYISVTPLETQDQYLVRIERVASGVPLAEVEVNWPVEEWLTKARQLMNDPLFGLLHNHSRQTQNSLNLVALGQELYNALFKDSLRESWLIAQAIAENQHSVLRLHLGLKGSRLSRLPWEVLHAGDRPLATRADVAFSRYQLSTSLKRDPQSAAFEENQPIKILMVIAGPSDQETLQLKQEANHLQAELRDSPDATLRDSPLATLRERSTNDPIIQLTILEQPGREQLTQALEQGRYQIFHYAGHSNLGVAGGDLYLVSAKSGLTEVLNGDDLAGLLVNNGVKLAVFNSCRSADTATSDLAENGTEQNLVQALIKRGIPSVLAMAERIPDEVALTLTRLFYRNLKQGYPIDLSLSRARQGLISAYGSNQLYWALPVLYLHPEFNGFLTNTNNPTQIASRLSLADSFDDFLVSEEEKALFTPLNNFIPTHFLDADDDLMSSLDELSDDYEDDSIPDMFEDLDAGNSDYEEDLALVSDLFQQLCQANPTTDEPVVTVSTSENLLPQGSGVPPVSTVYQGLPENPQYRRSAPPDQHQGKVLQPEQETSTKPLNNPPLDKPPLEQINSDSLNSKLNRWRNGKRFSVLLPVLTAVGVCAIAISGFWFFQNRQPKPGDLLPEQLTLIQSQQQSVNIKQLDFQKTDTPNLATLAIEKFSQGELLIAQQAVTELLNRNALSHASAALAVVPKQQLNNPDVSFLRGRLAWQSAAKGSKDYSFDDARRYWEIAKRNKPKSPQYLNALGFAYYHEGKYDLASKVWFDALYLSKPQPATLTNSKVEKNNHEVLNTYAGLALVLKKLAQKQPTDKSQKFLSESMKLRQQVMNADPVHYQPEALSQDWMWSKKAIQDWKLLLKMK, encoded by the coding sequence GTGACGCAGGAATTTTATATCTCTGTAACTCCATTAGAAACCCAAGATCAATATTTGGTCAGAATCGAACGGGTGGCATCAGGGGTTCCCTTGGCTGAAGTCGAGGTCAATTGGCCTGTTGAAGAATGGTTAACTAAGGCACGACAACTGATGAATGACCCGTTGTTCGGGTTGTTGCATAACCATAGTAGACAAACGCAAAATTCTCTCAACCTAGTGGCGTTGGGTCAAGAACTTTACAATGCTTTATTTAAAGATAGCTTGCGAGAAAGTTGGTTGATCGCGCAGGCGATCGCAGAAAATCAGCACTCAGTTTTGCGGTTGCACTTAGGTTTGAAAGGTTCACGTTTATCCCGCCTACCTTGGGAAGTTTTGCACGCAGGCGATCGCCCTCTGGCAACACGAGCAGATGTAGCTTTTTCTCGTTATCAATTAAGTACCAGTTTAAAGCGCGATCCTCAATCCGCAGCATTTGAGGAAAATCAACCTATAAAAATATTAATGGTAATTGCTGGCCCTAGTGACCAAGAAACTCTCCAACTGAAACAAGAAGCTAATCATTTACAAGCAGAACTGCGCGATTCGCCTGATGCGACGCTACGCGATTCGCCTCTGGCAACGCTACGCGAACGCTCAACTAATGATCCCATAATTCAACTAACAATCTTAGAGCAACCAGGTAGAGAACAGTTAACCCAAGCTTTAGAACAAGGTCGATATCAAATTTTTCACTACGCAGGACACAGTAACTTAGGCGTTGCTGGTGGTGATTTATATTTAGTAAGTGCCAAAAGTGGCTTAACTGAAGTATTAAACGGAGATGATCTAGCAGGTTTGCTAGTAAATAATGGGGTAAAATTAGCAGTTTTTAATTCTTGTCGTAGTGCTGATACTGCCACATCAGATCTTGCTGAAAATGGCACAGAACAGAATTTAGTACAAGCCCTAATTAAACGTGGTATTCCTAGCGTTTTAGCAATGGCAGAACGCATTCCTGATGAAGTTGCCTTAACCCTAACACGCTTGTTTTACCGTAATCTTAAGCAAGGTTATCCGATTGACCTCAGCTTAAGTAGAGCAAGACAAGGATTAATTTCGGCTTATGGCTCAAACCAATTATATTGGGCGTTGCCCGTTCTTTACTTACATCCCGAATTTAATGGCTTTCTAACTAATACTAATAATCCTACACAAATAGCATCACGCCTATCATTAGCTGATTCTTTTGATGATTTCTTGGTTTCGGAAGAGGAAAAAGCACTATTCACACCATTAAACAACTTTATTCCTACTCATTTCTTAGATGCTGACGATGATCTTATGTCATCTTTAGATGAATTAAGTGATGATTATGAAGATGATTCAATCCCCGATATGTTTGAGGATCTAGATGCGGGTAATTCCGATTATGAAGAAGATTTAGCTTTAGTTTCTGATTTATTTCAACAGCTATGCCAAGCAAATCCTACAACTGATGAACCAGTTGTAACTGTTTCTACTTCCGAAAATTTGTTACCCCAAGGTTCAGGTGTCCCGCCTGTATCAACGGTTTACCAAGGGTTGCCAGAAAATCCCCAATACCGCCGCTCTGCGCCACCAGATCAGCATCAAGGTAAAGTCTTGCAGCCTGAACAGGAAACATCTACTAAACCGTTAAATAATCCACCATTAGACAAACCGCCTTTAGAACAGATCAATTCAGATTCACTGAATTCTAAGTTGAACCGTTGGCGAAATGGAAAGCGTTTTTCTGTATTACTACCAGTGTTAACTGCGGTGGGTGTTTGTGCGATCGCTATATCAGGTTTTTGGTTTTTCCAAAACCGTCAGCCAAAACCTGGAGATTTGTTACCTGAGCAACTAACTTTAATACAATCTCAGCAACAAAGCGTAAATATCAAACAGCTTGATTTTCAAAAAACCGACACACCTAATCTTGCCACACTTGCCATCGAAAAATTCAGTCAGGGTGAGTTGTTAATTGCACAACAAGCAGTAACAGAATTACTAAATCGTAATGCTTTATCGCACGCATCCGCAGCTTTAGCTGTAGTTCCTAAACAGCAATTAAATAACCCTGATGTCAGCTTTTTACGGGGAAGATTAGCTTGGCAATCAGCCGCGAAAGGTAGCAAAGATTATAGTTTTGATGATGCGCGTCGGTACTGGGAAATAGCCAAGAGAAACAAACCTAAATCTCCTCAATATTTAAATGCTTTAGGATTTGCATACTATCATGAAGGCAAATATGATTTGGCAAGTAAAGTGTGGTTTGATGCTCTATACCTGAGTAAACCACAGCCAGCAACACTAACTAACTCAAAGGTTGAGAAAAATAACCATGAGGTCTTAAATACTTATGCAGGGTTAGCATTGGTTTTAAAAAAATTGGCTCAAAAACAACCAACAGATAAAAGTCAAAAGTTTTTAAGTGAGTCAATGAAACTACGTCAGCAGGTAATGAATGCCGATCCGGTTCATTATCAACCAGAAGCTTTAAGTCAAGATTGGATGTGGTCTAAAAAAGCAATTCAAGACTGGAAGTTACTATTAAAAATGAAATAG
- a CDS encoding RNA-guided endonuclease TnpB family protein, translating to MVLCNKSCIRVVFEQEILPPPTATLHFDRQVYSTFLALFGSALRTIAYHVWVYSLRYKCLTKTIHLHYIIDGSAWVTLVYKAYRTKLDLNNSQKTLMAKHAGFSRWVYNWGLQLWKESYKEGLKPNATILKKLFTNHIKPSYPWMKELSSRVYQYAFINLQDAFSRYFKKLAEYPKFKKKYHSDSFGLDNCGQPIKIGGLRHKLPFIGWVKTFELLPECVTKKVTITRQVGDWYLSFFVELPDPEPIPKQYEVVGVDLGISKLATLSTGEAFPNPKALRGATKKLARLQRAQSHKVYGSSNYKKASLKVALLHRRVAEIRADYLNKLTTYLAKNHSKIVIEDLNVGGMLKNHKLAKAIADCGFREFRRQLEYKCQWYGSELVIVGRFYPSSQLCSNCCQQQKMPLKKRVYNCSSCGISLDRDLNAAINLSRTVGLTGIACGVGAADSPQRSRK from the coding sequence GTGGTTTTATGTAATAAATCGTGCATTAGGGTAGTTTTTGAACAAGAAATCTTACCGCCTCCGACAGCGACACTCCATTTTGATCGGCAAGTCTACTCAACTTTTCTAGCTCTATTTGGTTCAGCCTTACGCACAATTGCTTATCACGTTTGGGTTTACTCATTGCGTTACAAGTGCTTGACAAAAACTATACATTTGCATTACATTATTGATGGTAGTGCATGGGTGACACTTGTGTACAAGGCTTACCGCACAAAGCTAGACCTCAACAACTCTCAGAAAACCCTGATGGCAAAACACGCGGGTTTTTCTCGCTGGGTTTATAACTGGGGTTTGCAGTTGTGGAAGGAGAGCTATAAAGAGGGATTAAAACCAAACGCGACCATTCTTAAAAAGCTATTCACCAACCACATAAAGCCTAGCTATCCTTGGATGAAAGAATTGTCATCAAGGGTTTATCAGTATGCTTTTATAAATCTTCAGGATGCCTTTAGTCGATATTTCAAGAAATTGGCAGAGTATCCAAAGTTTAAGAAAAAATACCATTCGGATAGCTTTGGATTAGATAATTGTGGCCAGCCAATTAAAATAGGTGGTTTACGTCATAAACTGCCCTTTATTGGTTGGGTGAAAACATTTGAATTACTACCAGAATGCGTAACCAAAAAGGTAACAATCACTCGTCAAGTAGGGGATTGGTATCTAAGTTTTTTTGTAGAACTACCAGACCCAGAACCTATACCGAAACAGTATGAAGTTGTTGGGGTTGATTTGGGCATTTCAAAACTAGCGACCCTCAGCACTGGTGAGGCTTTCCCTAATCCTAAAGCATTAAGAGGCGCAACCAAAAAACTGGCACGATTACAACGCGCACAGAGTCATAAAGTATATGGTTCTAGCAATTACAAAAAAGCTAGTTTAAAAGTGGCTCTACTACATCGTAGAGTTGCTGAGATTCGCGCTGACTACCTCAATAAATTAACAACCTATTTAGCTAAGAACCACAGCAAGATTGTTATAGAGGATTTGAATGTTGGCGGAATGCTAAAAAATCATAAATTAGCAAAAGCGATTGCAGATTGTGGCTTTAGGGAATTTCGTCGTCAGCTTGAGTATAAGTGTCAGTGGTATGGGTCAGAATTGGTGATAGTTGGTAGGTTCTATCCTAGTTCTCAATTGTGTTCAAATTGTTGTCAACAACAAAAAATGCCACTTAAAAAACGAGTTTATAACTGTTCAAGTTGTGGCATAAGTTTAGACCGAGATTTGAACGCAGCAATTAACCTGTCAAGAACGGTTGGCTTAACCGGGATAGCCTGTGGAGTGGGTGCTGCCGACAGTCCACAACGAAGCAGGAAGTAA
- a CDS encoding S8 family peptidase: protein MRRLLILSLFILGIGFAVFNFKGLANQGDFNSIVLDFREDVPAEQINSQVSAIAQQYQVSPRLNSEFSATDHVYILSGDRTLLNTLKKSNLAKQTEYIEPNYIYKALYIPNDPDYAKQWNLRSINVEQAWDETKGNGVTVAVIDTGISRVPDLQDTKFVKGYDFVNDQIPADDDSGHGTHVAGTIAQSTNNNYGVAGIAYEASIMPLKVLSAGGGGTVADIAEAIRFAADNGADVINMSLGGRGESNIMEEAINYAYSKGVVVIAAAGNENSSSVSYPARYAHVIGVAALDAAGEKAPYSNFGAGVDISAPGGSEAGMILQDTIDPETGASAIMGFQGTSMAAPHVAGVAALVKAAGIKEPEEVLRVLKQSVRVVQDDPLNHFGSGHLDAAAAVKLALKGQITFNDFFRWLRDNGYLNLRFWIDGGAISVLPKIGMVLGSYLLAWFLRNYFPFAWSWSLTSGLVAGSSGLFFLRSFYIFDLPQWPFRVMGSSLPELGNIIQGSSVLNPIFASVLIPLLLVALLLGHPQLKWFAIGSALGVASCLAISAVISPTVWGLGSGVLARLFLIANALLCYGLARLASKGEEQTA, encoded by the coding sequence ATGAGAAGACTGTTAATTTTAAGCTTATTTATTTTAGGAATTGGTTTTGCTGTATTTAACTTTAAAGGTTTAGCAAATCAAGGAGATTTTAACTCGATTGTGCTGGATTTTAGGGAAGATGTGCCAGCAGAACAAATTAATTCACAGGTAAGTGCGATCGCACAACAGTATCAAGTTAGTCCTCGCCTCAATAGTGAATTTTCGGCTACGGATCATGTTTATATTTTGTCAGGCGATCGCACTCTCTTAAATACTCTCAAAAAATCTAATTTAGCTAAACAAACTGAATATATTGAACCAAATTATATTTATAAAGCCTTATATATACCCAACGATCCAGATTATGCCAAGCAGTGGAACCTCCGCAGTATTAATGTAGAACAAGCCTGGGACGAAACTAAGGGAAATGGCGTTACTGTAGCCGTCATAGATACCGGAATCAGTCGTGTCCCAGACTTACAAGATACTAAGTTTGTTAAAGGTTACGACTTTGTTAACGATCAAATTCCTGCCGATGATGATAGCGGTCACGGTACTCACGTTGCAGGCACAATTGCCCAATCTACTAACAATAATTATGGTGTAGCAGGTATCGCCTACGAAGCGAGTATTATGCCTCTAAAAGTTCTCAGCGCTGGTGGTGGCGGTACAGTTGCCGATATTGCTGAAGCTATCCGCTTTGCTGCTGATAACGGCGCTGATGTAATTAACATGAGTCTGGGTGGTCGTGGTGAAAGCAACATCATGGAAGAAGCTATTAACTATGCCTACAGTAAAGGTGTTGTAGTCATCGCTGCTGCTGGTAACGAAAATAGTAGCTCAGTATCCTACCCAGCCAGATATGCTCATGTTATCGGTGTTGCCGCCTTAGATGCGGCTGGTGAAAAAGCACCTTATTCCAACTTTGGCGCTGGCGTTGATATATCCGCACCTGGTGGCAGTGAGGCAGGTATGATTTTGCAAGACACCATTGATCCTGAAACTGGTGCATCAGCAATCATGGGATTTCAAGGTACTAGCATGGCAGCACCTCACGTTGCTGGTGTCGCGGCATTAGTCAAAGCTGCTGGTATCAAAGAACCAGAAGAAGTGCTGCGCGTCCTCAAGCAGTCTGTAAGAGTTGTACAAGATGACCCCCTTAATCACTTTGGTTCAGGTCATTTAGACGCTGCTGCTGCGGTCAAATTAGCATTAAAAGGACAAATCACCTTTAATGATTTCTTTCGCTGGCTACGTGATAACGGCTATCTCAACTTACGTTTCTGGATTGATGGTGGTGCAATATCAGTTCTGCCTAAAATTGGCATGGTACTAGGTTCTTACCTACTAGCTTGGTTTTTACGAAATTATTTTCCCTTCGCTTGGAGTTGGTCACTGACAAGTGGATTAGTTGCAGGTAGTTCAGGATTATTTTTCCTGCGAAGCTTCTATATATTTGATCTTCCCCAGTGGCCTTTTCGAGTTATGGGCAGTTCCCTCCCTGAACTCGGTAATATCATTCAAGGAAGTAGCGTATTAAATCCCATCTTTGCCAGTGTGCTAATTCCCTTACTACTTGTGGCTTTATTACTAGGACATCCACAGTTAAAGTGGTTTGCCATTGGTTCTGCTTTGGGTGTAGCTTCTTGTTTAGCAATTAGTGCTGTAATTTCACCCACAGTTTGGGGGTTAGGTTCTGGCGTTTTAGCCCGCCTGTTCCTAATTGCTAACGCCTTACTGTGTTATGGACTAGCGCGTTTAGCTTCTAAAGGAGAAGAACAAACAGCATGA
- a CDS encoding DUF3153 domain-containing protein, whose translation MKPTVLPRRNKVNFMGVIGSAFGRLRVLWMIVLAALLLSGCVKYDAGINVENLHSGEIVQHIKLGEQLTSFSKSTVQEYLDSIERRARRLEGKTKRLSKDEMLVKIPFNTGAELESKFNEFFNPSVKKGNKSQTVESVDLPQLESKFKFKQSNLLLFVRNKLIYDLDLRSLGVLSSNGSVIVSPGSLFDLEFSLHTSAKVKSIEKSANAITPVISDEGHKLVWTLKPGELNHIEAVFWLPSPIGIGALVIALLVVVGFYIKYNSLPGIGIASVKVPDLQKVQ comes from the coding sequence GTGAAGCCAACAGTTTTACCCAGAAGAAACAAGGTTAATTTCATGGGGGTGATCGGCAGCGCCTTTGGTCGCTTGCGCGTACTATGGATGATAGTGTTGGCGGCTTTGTTGCTATCTGGCTGTGTCAAGTATGATGCAGGGATTAACGTTGAAAATCTGCATAGCGGCGAGATTGTACAACATATTAAGTTAGGTGAACAACTCACCAGCTTTAGTAAGTCAACAGTACAGGAATACTTAGATAGTATTGAGCGTAGAGCAAGACGATTGGAAGGCAAAACTAAACGCTTATCCAAAGATGAAATGCTTGTTAAGATTCCCTTTAATACTGGGGCAGAACTTGAATCAAAGTTCAATGAATTTTTCAACCCTAGTGTTAAAAAAGGTAATAAATCTCAGACTGTTGAAAGTGTAGATTTACCTCAACTGGAATCTAAATTTAAATTCAAGCAAAGTAACTTGCTTTTATTTGTGCGGAATAAGCTGATTTATGACTTAGATTTGCGATCGCTTGGCGTTCTATCTTCAAATGGTAGCGTGATTGTTAGTCCTGGTTCTCTGTTTGATTTGGAGTTTAGCTTACACACATCTGCAAAAGTAAAAAGCATTGAAAAATCTGCTAATGCTATTACTCCAGTAATTTCAGATGAAGGGCATAAATTAGTCTGGACACTCAAGCCTGGTGAATTGAACCACATTGAAGCAGTATTTTGGCTACCTAGTCCAATTGGAATTGGGGCATTAGTAATTGCTTTATTAGTAGTGGTGGGATTCTATATCAAGTACAACAGCTTACCTGGAATAGGAATCGCTTCTGTAAAAGTACCAGATTTGCAAAAAGTGCAGTAG
- the bamD gene encoding outer membrane protein assembly factor BamD — MSSENLEQFQINYQAGQTAFERGEYRQAVNEFEAASALITPNSRRGGEVHIWLITAYEATGQRAEAIAICKQLARHPDIDTRKQAKNLLYIMQAPELSRRAEWLSEIPDLANLPDEDGKFRQGSAGSNFNRPKKRPEPEQVDLSQVNTKDNKFIWVALITIGLTLGGLVWFNL, encoded by the coding sequence GTGAGTTCAGAAAATTTAGAGCAATTCCAGATTAATTATCAAGCCGGACAAACCGCTTTTGAGCGAGGTGAGTATCGGCAGGCGGTAAATGAATTTGAGGCAGCCAGCGCCTTAATCACTCCTAATTCGCGCCGAGGAGGAGAAGTTCATATTTGGTTAATCACCGCTTATGAAGCGACGGGGCAAAGGGCAGAAGCGATCGCAATTTGTAAACAATTAGCACGTCACCCAGATATAGACACTCGTAAGCAAGCTAAAAACTTGCTTTATATTATGCAAGCCCCTGAGTTAAGCAGACGCGCCGAATGGTTGAGTGAAATTCCCGATCTCGCCAACTTACCTGACGAGGATGGCAAGTTTCGTCAAGGTAGCGCTGGCTCTAATTTTAATCGTCCTAAGAAACGCCCAGAACCAGAACAAGTTGATCTGAGTCAAGTTAATACTAAGGACAATAAATTCATTTGGGTCGCTCTGATTACTATTGGTTTAACACTCGGCGGCTTAGTTTGGTTTAATCTGTAA
- the argB gene encoding acetylglutamate kinase, which translates to MLNNSEYFMKEEATRVRVLSEALPYIQQFSGRTVVVKYGGAAMKDSSLKDKVMRDIVFLSCVGLRPVVVHGGGPEINSWLDKLGIEPQFKDGLRVTDAATMDVVEMVLVGRVNKEIVSLINQAGGLAVGICGKDGNLIKARPEGREGIGFVGEVNSVDIKILNSLVSSGYIPVVSSVAADETGQAYNINADTVAGELAAALGAEKLILMTDTAGILKDYKDPSTLLAKVDIQEARQLIKSGVVSGGMIPKVSCCVRSLAQGVKAAHIIDGRIPHSLLLEIFTDAGIGSMLVASDFMP; encoded by the coding sequence ATGCTCAACAATAGCGAATACTTCATGAAAGAAGAAGCCACTCGTGTCAGAGTTTTAAGTGAAGCGCTTCCTTATATTCAACAATTTAGTGGTCGAACTGTAGTCGTTAAATACGGCGGCGCAGCGATGAAAGACAGCAGTTTGAAAGATAAGGTGATGCGCGATATTGTCTTCTTGTCTTGTGTAGGGTTACGACCTGTGGTAGTACATGGTGGTGGCCCTGAAATTAATAGCTGGCTGGATAAGTTAGGAATAGAACCACAATTTAAAGATGGTTTACGAGTAACTGATGCTGCCACAATGGATGTTGTAGAAATGGTTTTAGTGGGTCGGGTAAATAAAGAAATTGTTTCTTTAATTAATCAAGCTGGTGGCTTGGCTGTAGGTATTTGTGGTAAAGACGGAAATTTAATCAAAGCACGCCCAGAAGGTAGAGAAGGTATAGGCTTTGTGGGTGAGGTAAATAGTGTAGATATCAAAATTTTGAATTCACTTGTTAGCAGTGGTTATATCCCTGTAGTTTCAAGCGTAGCAGCCGATGAAACAGGTCAAGCTTATAATATTAATGCTGATACTGTAGCTGGTGAATTGGCGGCGGCTTTAGGTGCAGAAAAGTTAATTTTGATGACGGATACTGCGGGTATTTTAAAAGATTATAAAGACCCATCCACACTACTAGCTAAGGTGGATATTCAAGAAGCGCGACAGCTAATTAAGAGTGGTGTAGTTAGTGGTGGAATGATTCCTAAAGTAAGTTGTTGTGTGCGATCGCTTGCTCAAGGTGTTAAAGCTGCACACATTATTGATGGTCGTATTCCCCACTCACTTTTATTGGAAATATTTACTGATGCAGGTATTGGTTCAATGCTCGTTGCATCAGATTTCATGCCATAG
- a CDS encoding shikimate kinase, producing the protein MLNGVNVYLIGMMGAGKTTVGRELANQLKYHFFDTDTLIEQVASQTINQIFTGIGEEGFRKLESQVLSEISAYTKLTIATGGGIVLKRENWSYLHHGLIVWLDAPVELLIERLAQDNTRPLLQDINPADKLQKLLEQRQRLYAEADIRISVAASDTPEQLSRRIIESIPQVLKPKAVCPENSNN; encoded by the coding sequence TTGTTAAACGGAGTTAACGTTTATTTAATTGGAATGATGGGCGCTGGTAAAACTACCGTAGGGCGCGAATTGGCAAATCAGCTAAAGTATCACTTTTTTGATACTGATACTTTAATTGAACAAGTTGCTAGTCAAACCATTAACCAAATTTTTACGGGTATTGGTGAAGAAGGTTTTAGGAAGCTAGAAAGCCAAGTACTATCAGAAATATCTGCTTATACCAAACTGACAATTGCTACTGGTGGCGGTATTGTTTTGAAGCGAGAAAATTGGAGCTATCTGCATCACGGTTTAATAGTTTGGCTAGATGCTCCGGTAGAGTTACTGATAGAGCGTTTAGCGCAGGATAACACTCGACCCTTGCTGCAAGACATTAATCCTGCTGATAAACTGCAAAAGCTACTGGAGCAAAGGCAACGTCTTTACGCTGAAGCTGATATTAGAATTTCTGTTGCTGCTAGCGATACACCTGAACAGCTAAGTAGACGCATAATTGAGTCTATTCCGCAAGTACTCAAGCCTAAAGCTGTTTGTCCAGAAAATTCCAATAATTAG
- a CDS encoding LapA family protein, with protein sequence MPIIQILLLFVLVGGLSLLVLQNLSPVLPIMFLGMKTQALPVATWILGALAAGFFTSLCLQFFSYLQRRSLLARIRKLEASPSPTGKRRETDQTASRQSYTPPPPQPETPTSDDTSEEWDSDWEVEEAPEDDDWEFEEEPKRPSQQETVIQESREYEVKQEPKSRTVTGSIYSYSYREPSSSGAGRTEAVYDANYRVITPPYRDSDRPTADTSNQEEEDDWGFDDDELDDDVDESDRESWR encoded by the coding sequence ATGCCTATAATTCAGATTTTGCTGCTATTTGTGCTGGTAGGTGGACTAAGTTTGTTAGTGTTGCAAAATTTGTCGCCAGTCTTACCAATTATGTTTTTAGGTATGAAAACACAGGCGCTTCCTGTGGCGACTTGGATTTTAGGCGCTTTAGCTGCTGGTTTCTTTACGAGTTTGTGCTTACAGTTTTTCAGTTATCTCCAAAGGCGATCGCTCTTAGCGCGTATCCGTAAACTAGAAGCATCACCTTCCCCGACTGGTAAACGGCGTGAAACCGATCAAACTGCTAGTCGCCAAAGTTACACACCACCGCCACCACAACCAGAAACACCTACAAGTGACGATACCTCTGAGGAATGGGATTCGGATTGGGAAGTGGAGGAAGCACCAGAAGATGACGATTGGGAGTTTGAAGAGGAACCTAAACGTCCTTCTCAACAGGAAACTGTAATTCAAGAGTCTAGGGAATATGAAGTTAAACAGGAACCCAAAAGTCGCACTGTAACAGGATCAATTTATTCTTACAGTTATCGGGAACCTAGCAGTTCTGGTGCTGGCAGAACTGAAGCAGTCTATGATGCCAATTATCGGGTGATTACTCCACCTTATCGTGATAGCGATCGTCCTACTGCTGATACTTCTAATCAAGAAGAGGAAGACGACTGGGGATTTGATGATGACGAGTTGGATGATGATGTTGATGAGAGCGATCGCGAATCTTGGCGTTAG
- a CDS encoding flavin prenyltransferase UbiX: MSKHQDLTLIMPQNSPNKQSNRPLILGVTGASGLIYAVRALKFLLEAGYSIELVASKSTYMVWQAEQDIRMPVEPDQQEKFWREQAGVDIQGKLRCHRSSDVGANIASGSFRTHGMLIMPCSMSTVGKLAAGLSSDLLERAADVQLKEGRKLVIVPRETPLSLIHLRNLTSLAEVGVRIVPAIPAWYHHPKTIDDLVDFVVARALDQFDIDCIPINRWQGGHTKLEPE, encoded by the coding sequence GTGTCTAAACATCAAGACTTAACACTCATAATGCCGCAAAACTCTCCTAATAAACAATCAAATCGCCCTCTAATATTAGGTGTTACTGGTGCTTCTGGCTTAATCTACGCTGTGCGTGCCTTGAAATTTTTATTAGAGGCAGGATACAGCATTGAGCTAGTTGCTTCAAAATCAACGTATATGGTTTGGCAGGCAGAGCAAGATATTCGGATGCCTGTAGAACCAGATCAACAAGAGAAGTTTTGGCGGGAACAAGCTGGAGTAGATATTCAGGGTAAATTAAGATGCCATCGCTCAAGCGACGTTGGAGCGAATATTGCTAGCGGTTCGTTCCGAACACACGGAATGCTGATTATGCCCTGTAGTATGAGTACTGTAGGAAAGTTAGCTGCTGGGTTAAGTTCTGATTTGTTAGAAAGGGCTGCTGATGTACAACTCAAAGAAGGGCGTAAACTTGTCATTGTGCCGCGCGAAACGCCGTTGAGTTTAATTCATCTACGGAATTTAACTAGCTTGGCAGAAGTTGGGGTAAGAATTGTACCTGCAATTCCAGCATGGTATCACCATCCCAAAACAATTGATGATTTAGTTGATTTTGTGGTGGCGCGTGCTTTAGATCAGTTTGATATTGATTGTATTCCAATTAATCGTTGGCAAGGTGGACATACTAAGCTAGAGCCAGAATAG